From bacterium, a single genomic window includes:
- a CDS encoding DUF4416 family protein, with protein MGEIKLPKPVKLIVGMISGDNKLFELAQQKLMERFGEIDFFSQILPFDSTNYYSHEMGISLKRKFISFAILIDPGQLPDIKIFTNLTEKEFSFDSKRRINLDPGYISLSKLVLATTKDYQHRIYLRDGIYGEVTLRFKSKEFQNWEWTYPDYRTETYQKIFLEIRKLYVEQLKSS; from the coding sequence ATGGGTGAGATTAAATTACCAAAGCCAGTAAAATTAATTGTGGGAATGATTTCCGGGGATAATAAATTATTTGAATTAGCACAACAAAAACTAATGGAACGGTTTGGTGAAATTGATTTTTTTAGTCAAATTTTACCATTTGACTCTACAAATTATTATAGTCATGAAATGGGAATAAGTCTAAAGAGGAAATTTATTAGTTTTGCCATTTTAATTGACCCCGGTCAACTTCCAGACATTAAAATTTTTACTAATTTAACTGAAAAAGAATTTAGTTTTGATTCAAAACGAAGGATTAATCTTGACCCCGGCTACATTTCTCTGTCAAAACTGGTGTTAGCGACAACTAAAGATTATCAACATCGTATTTACCTGCGTGATGGGATTTATGGTGAGGTAACATTACGATTCAAATCAAAAGAATTTCAAAACTGGGAATGGACATATCCGGATTATAGAACTGAGACTTACCAAAAGATATTTTTGGAGATACGGAAATTGTATGTTGAACAATTGAAAAGTAGTTAG
- a CDS encoding DUF86 domain-containing protein produces the protein MGIDREKIKQRFSEIKESLAEIQRLTSVEEREFWSKKENMAAVKYYLLQAIEAVGGICVHIAARRFNKGVSAFGECFEILGKEGLLTEDIVLRLRKMVKFRNKLIHRYWEIEDRNILEYTKNDLMDFNEFITAIGKLL, from the coding sequence ATGGGAATAGACAGAGAGAAAATTAAACAAAGATTTTCAGAGATTAAAGAATCCTTAGCAGAGATACAACGGCTTACCTCAGTAGAGGAAAGGGAATTTTGGTCTAAAAAAGAGAATATGGCGGCGGTAAAATATTATTTATTGCAAGCAATTGAAGCGGTAGGTGGGATTTGTGTTCATATTGCTGCAAGAAGATTCAATAAGGGGGTTTCGGCTTTTGGAGAGTGCTTTGAGATATTAGGGAAAGAGGGGCTTTTAACCGAAGATATAGTCTTAAGATTAAGAAAAATGGTAAAATTTAGAAATAAGCTCATTCACCGCTATTGGGAAATTGAAGACAGGAATATTTTAGAATACACAAAAAATGACCTAATGGATTTCAATGAATTTATAACAGCAATTGGTAAATTGCTTTAA
- a CDS encoding mannose-1-phosphate guanylyltransferase gives MLYGIILAGGYGERFWPKSQPDTPKQLLSITSKKTLLEETLDRIRELIPQERILIVTNRTIGDKILSAIPTLTMNNIIAEPMRKNTAPAIALATLYLKNKDKEAVMAVLPADHFIPDKERFLKILSIAYEVAKEKEDLVTFGIKPTRPETGYGYIEMGKKVATQNGISTYEVISFREKPDLNTAKEFLAKGSYLWNSGMFIWHIQTILDAFSNLMPDLYSKLMKVENDLKIEEFYQRVENISIDFGIMEKAKNILMIEGDFTWDDVGCWRALERIYSQDENKNVILGNHLGIDTQNCIVMADEKLIATIGISDLIVVSTKEATFICPKQRAEEVKKIVEKLKK, from the coding sequence ATGTTATATGGTATCATTTTAGCCGGTGGGTATGGTGAACGATTTTGGCCAAAAAGTCAACCTGATACCCCAAAACAATTATTATCAATTACCAGTAAAAAAACATTATTAGAAGAAACGCTGGATAGAATCAGAGAGTTAATTCCCCAGGAGAGAATATTAATTGTAACAAATAGGACTATCGGAGATAAAATTTTATCGGCAATCCCTACCCTGACGATGAATAACATTATCGCAGAACCAATGCGTAAAAATACTGCTCCAGCAATTGCATTAGCCACTTTATATCTAAAAAATAAAGATAAAGAGGCGGTGATGGCGGTTTTACCCGCAGACCATTTTATTCCGGATAAAGAAAGATTCTTAAAAATTCTGTCTATTGCTTATGAAGTGGCTAAAGAGAAAGAAGACCTTGTAACCTTTGGAATTAAACCAACAAGACCTGAAACTGGATACGGCTATATAGAAATGGGAAAAAAAGTAGCCACACAAAATGGCATCTCGACCTATGAGGTTATCTCATTTAGAGAAAAACCTGACCTGAATACAGCAAAAGAATTCCTTGCAAAAGGAAGTTACCTGTGGAACAGTGGAATGTTTATCTGGCATATCCAAACAATCCTTGATGCCTTTTCTAACCTTATGCCAGACTTATACTCAAAATTAATGAAAGTTGAAAATGACCTGAAAATAGAAGAATTTTATCAAAGGGTAGAAAATATCTCCATAGATTTTGGAATAATGGAAAAGGCTAAAAATATCTTGATGATTGAAGGAGATTTTACCTGGGACGATGTGGGTTGCTGGCGGGCATTAGAAAGGATATATTCTCAAGATGAGAATAAAAATGTAATTTTAGGCAATCACCTCGGAATTGATACTCAAAATTGTATTGTTATGGCTGATGAAAAATTAATCGCTACAATTGGAATCTCTGATTTAATTGTAGTCAGCACAAAAGAAGCAACCTTTATCTGTCCAAAACAAAGGGCAGAAGAAGTAAAAAAAATAGTCGAGAAATTAAAAAAATAA
- a CDS encoding GDP-mannose 4,6-dehydratase: protein MSERCLITGITGFAGSYLADFLLEKGNVEVYGIKRWRSRMETIEHIKDKITLIECDLRDATSVLNCIEEMQPDKIFHLAAQSFVPTSWLAPTETLMTNILSTLNIFEAVRKAHLAHTRIQIAGSSEEYGMVYEDEVPIKETNPLRPLSPYGVSKVAHDLLGYQYYMSYNLYVVRTRGFNHSGPRRGEVFVEADFAKQIAEIEKGLKEPIIYVGNLEAKRDFTDVRDMAKGYWLSLEKCDPGEVYNICSGKAYSIKEVLDMLLSLSTVKVEIKQDPSRMRPSDVQILLGDFSKFREKTGWQPTIPFEKTLKDILNYWREYYQV from the coding sequence ATGTCAGAAAGATGTTTAATTACGGGTATCACAGGATTTGCAGGGAGTTATTTAGCTGATTTCTTGCTTGAAAAAGGAAATGTCGAAGTTTATGGAATTAAAAGATGGCGTAGTCGAATGGAAACCATTGAACATATTAAAGATAAAATAACACTAATCGAATGTGATTTAAGAGATGCAACATCAGTTCTCAATTGTATTGAAGAAATGCAACCTGATAAAATCTTCCATTTAGCCGCTCAAAGTTTTGTTCCTACTTCATGGCTGGCACCTACTGAAACCTTAATGACTAATATCTTAAGCACTTTAAATATATTTGAGGCGGTGCGTAAAGCTCATTTAGCTCATACAAGGATTCAAATTGCCGGCTCTTCTGAAGAATATGGAATGGTTTATGAGGATGAAGTCCCTATCAAAGAAACTAATCCTCTAAGACCTTTAAGCCCTTATGGTGTCAGTAAAGTAGCTCATGATTTATTAGGATACCAATATTATATGAGTTATAATCTCTATGTTGTCCGAACAAGGGGATTTAATCATAGTGGTCCTCGAAGAGGTGAGGTATTTGTAGAAGCAGATTTTGCTAAACAAATTGCTGAGATAGAGAAGGGATTAAAAGAACCAATTATATATGTAGGAAATCTTGAGGCAAAAAGAGATTTTACGGATGTGCGGGATATGGCTAAGGGATATTGGTTATCACTTGAGAAATGTGACCCTGGCGAAGTCTATAATATCTGCTCTGGAAAGGCGTATAGCATAAAAGAGGTTTTAGATATGTTACTTTCTCTTTCTACGGTAAAAGTGGAAATAAAACAAGACCCCTCGCGAATGCGTCCTTCTGATGTTCAGATATTATTGGGAGATTTTAGTAAATTTAGAGAAAAGACCGGTTGGCAACCAACTATCCCCTTTGAAAAAACACTCAAAGATATATTAAACTACTGGCGTGAATATTATCAGGTTTAG